In a single window of the Candidatus Kaiserbacteria bacterium genome:
- a CDS encoding class I SAM-dependent methyltransferase codes for MQSLPEVPFYGLLTPMKKKRGGKEFWNAEYKEAGHLALSTNQSEDLEKFVRWLVREEGHSLLNVTSSMLDLGCGNGRNIHWLAEEFGMHGVGYDISEEAVKQAARRAEAAHLPLTFAARSIGKPIPLPDESQTFVLDMMTSHFLKADERLALIQEIHRVLRPGGYFYYKTFLLDEDKNAARMILENPTDEENTYIHPKIGAAEHVSTEEEIEELYGKYFTIHKISKSHRHRGKYAKRRSISVYMQKFG; via the coding sequence ATGCAAAGTTTGCCAGAGGTACCTTTTTATGGTCTACTTACGCCCATGAAGAAAAAACGCGGAGGAAAAGAATTCTGGAATGCAGAGTATAAAGAGGCAGGACACCTCGCGCTTTCGACGAACCAAAGTGAGGACCTCGAAAAATTTGTACGGTGGCTCGTACGCGAAGAGGGACACTCGCTCCTCAATGTCACAAGCTCCATGCTCGACCTCGGCTGTGGCAACGGACGCAACATTCATTGGCTCGCTGAGGAATTTGGTATGCACGGTGTCGGATACGACATCTCTGAGGAGGCGGTAAAGCAAGCGGCACGACGTGCCGAAGCAGCACACCTTCCGCTCACCTTTGCTGCACGCTCTATTGGTAAGCCCATTCCCCTTCCCGATGAATCTCAGACTTTCGTGCTCGACATGATGACCTCACACTTCCTGAAAGCAGATGAACGTCTCGCGCTCATACAAGAAATTCATCGTGTCCTGCGCCCTGGTGGTTACTTTTACTACAAGACGTTCCTCCTCGACGAAGACAAAAACGCCGCACGTATGATTCTCGAAAATCCTACCGATGAAGAAAATACATACATTCATCCCAAGATTGGTGCAGCAGAGCATGTGTCCACCGAAGAAGAGATTGAAGAACTCTACGGCAAATACTTCACCATTCATAAAATATCGAAGTCCCACCGTCACCGTGGCAAGTATGCAAAAAGACGCAGTATCTCGGTGTACATGCAAAAGTTTGGTTAA